From a region of the Mercurialis annua linkage group LG1-X, ddMerAnnu1.2, whole genome shotgun sequence genome:
- the LOC126665892 gene encoding glycine cleavage system H protein, mitochondrial: MALRIWASSTANALKISVASRPHFSPSRCFSSVLDGLKYATSHEWVKHEDSVATVGITDHAQDHLGEVVFVDMPEIGVAVSQGKSFGAVESVKATSDINSPISGEIIEVNKKLSEAPGSINSSPYEEGWMIKVKPSNPSELETLMGSKEYTKFCEEEDAAH, encoded by the exons ATGGCACTCAGAATCTGGGCTTCTTCCACTGCCAATGCACTCAAAATTTCTGTTGCCTCCAGACCTCATTTCTCTCCTTCCAGATGCTTCTCTTCTG TTTTGGATGGGCTAAAATATGCAACTTCACATGAATGGGTGAAGCACGAAGATTCAGTGGCTACTGTTGGCATCACTGACCATGCTCAG GACCATCTAGGAGAAGTGGTGTTTGTGGACATGCCAGAAATAGGGGTGGCAGTGAGTCAAGGAAAGAGTTTTGGAGCAGTAGAAAGTGTGAAGGCAACGAGTGATATCAACTCTCCCATTTCTGGTGAAATTATTGAGGTCAACAAAAAGCTAAGTGAAGCCCCTGGCTCG ATTAATTCAAGTCCATATGAAGAAGGATGGATGATCAAGGTGAAGCCCAGCAACCCATCAGAATTAGAGACATTGATGGGTTCAAAGGAATACACTAAATTCTGTGAGGAAGAAGATGCTGCTCATTAG